A portion of the Krasilnikovia cinnamomea genome contains these proteins:
- a CDS encoding deoxyribonuclease IV, with the protein MLLSRIGSHTKSSGGLARAALPYADAAASEVVQVYVSNSRGWALPPGDPAQDALFRDGCGERGLPAYIHASLLVNLGSPTELTVQRSVQTLEHALLRGAAIGATAVVFHAGSSVDPAHDDKALHQVREALLPLLDRAVAEGLPRLLVEPSAGGGRSLASKMSDLAPYLAAVEGHPGLGVCFDTCHAWAAGHDLATPGGMTATLDELVATVGPGRLQLVHANDSKDGCGSTRDRHETIGRGRIGAAAFAELLAHPAVAGVPVVVETPTEGHAGHAADIALLKDLRPPAGS; encoded by the coding sequence GTGCTTCTGAGCAGGATCGGTTCGCACACCAAGTCCTCGGGCGGCCTGGCCAGGGCCGCCCTGCCGTACGCCGACGCGGCCGCCTCCGAGGTGGTCCAGGTCTACGTGTCCAACTCCCGGGGCTGGGCGCTGCCGCCCGGCGACCCGGCGCAGGACGCGCTGTTCCGCGACGGCTGCGGCGAGCGGGGGCTGCCCGCGTACATCCACGCCTCGCTGCTGGTGAATCTGGGCTCGCCCACCGAGCTGACCGTGCAGCGCTCGGTGCAGACCCTGGAGCACGCACTGCTGCGCGGCGCGGCGATCGGCGCCACCGCGGTGGTCTTCCACGCGGGCAGCTCGGTCGATCCCGCGCACGACGACAAGGCCCTGCACCAGGTCCGCGAGGCCCTGCTGCCGCTGCTCGACCGGGCCGTGGCCGAGGGGCTGCCCCGGCTGCTGGTGGAGCCCAGCGCCGGGGGCGGGCGCAGCCTCGCGTCGAAGATGAGCGATCTCGCGCCGTACCTGGCGGCGGTGGAGGGCCATCCGGGGCTGGGCGTGTGCTTCGACACCTGCCACGCCTGGGCGGCCGGGCACGACCTGGCCACCCCGGGCGGGATGACCGCCACGCTGGACGAGCTGGTCGCCACGGTCGGGCCAGGGCGGCTGCAGCTCGTGCACGCCAACGACTCCAAGGACGGCTGCGGCTCGACCCGGGACCGGCACGAGACCATCGGGCGGGGCCGCATCGGCGCGGCCGCGTTCGCGGAACTGCTGGCCCACCCGGCGGTCGCGGGCGTACCCGTGGTCGTGGAGACCCCGACCGAAGGCCACGCCGGCCACGCCGCCGACATCGCCCTGCTCAAAGACCTGC
- the pknB gene encoding Stk1 family PASTA domain-containing Ser/Thr kinase, which translates to MDTTVADTLIGTTIDGRYRITGRVARGGMATVYTATDERLERTVALKIIHPSQATNVHFVDRFTDEAKTIARLTHPNVVAVYDQGRHQGLPYLVMEYVQGRTLRDLLTQRRRLNPVEACAILEQMLAAIAAAHRAGLVHRDVKPENVLVAEAPSGGIANLVDSVVKVADFGLARAVEASAADDSGQLMATVAYVAPELVTDGHADARTDVYSAGIVLFEMLTGRVPFDGAEPVEVAWQHVDNDVPAPSSIVKGLPNTLDDLVARATRRDPGARPTDAGAMLAEVQVVRDDLGAANVETALLRQVPARPRQADATALVPAITTTMAPVQDRPAWARLPQPNARTQRRRAPGPPATFGPVRPGRFGDRRRIVLMATVALMVFTVLGSTWWVTLGRYVEAPQLVNMTKAQAEAYAGSEGLTVTYGDGKYSERVDKDVVLEQRPAATERVIRGGEIILTLSLGPERYPVPDVVGTELAAARGELEAVKLKVKEGDGQFSDTVPEGAVVATDPKAGTSLKPGDTVTITVSKGRSPTRVPNVVGKNINEARGELQEAGLTVVEEYKDSNEPADQVIGQSLKAGTGAETDAEIKLDVSKGPPQVIVPRVVDLPCPQAQQQLQSLNLRANVQGLNPNGVARFQNPPENTPVAPQTEVVIQCF; encoded by the coding sequence ATGGACACCACAGTCGCCGATACATTGATCGGCACGACGATCGACGGGCGCTACCGGATCACCGGTCGGGTCGCCCGTGGCGGCATGGCGACCGTGTACACGGCGACCGACGAACGCCTCGAACGCACCGTGGCGCTGAAGATCATCCACCCGTCGCAGGCGACCAACGTCCATTTCGTCGACCGGTTCACCGACGAGGCCAAGACCATCGCCCGGCTCACCCACCCCAACGTCGTCGCGGTCTACGACCAGGGCCGCCACCAGGGCCTGCCGTACCTGGTGATGGAGTACGTGCAGGGCCGCACCCTGCGCGACCTGCTCACCCAGCGGCGCCGGCTCAACCCGGTGGAGGCCTGCGCGATCCTGGAGCAGATGCTCGCCGCGATCGCCGCCGCGCACCGCGCCGGCCTGGTGCACCGCGACGTCAAGCCGGAGAACGTGCTGGTCGCCGAGGCGCCCTCCGGCGGCATCGCCAACCTGGTCGACAGCGTGGTGAAGGTCGCCGACTTCGGGCTGGCCCGCGCGGTCGAGGCCAGCGCGGCCGACGACTCGGGCCAGCTCATGGCCACGGTCGCGTACGTGGCACCGGAGCTGGTCACCGACGGGCACGCCGACGCCCGTACCGATGTCTACTCGGCGGGCATCGTGCTGTTCGAGATGCTCACCGGCCGGGTGCCGTTCGACGGCGCCGAGCCGGTCGAGGTGGCCTGGCAGCACGTCGACAACGACGTGCCCGCACCGTCGAGCATCGTCAAGGGCCTGCCGAACACCCTGGACGACCTGGTCGCCCGCGCCACCCGCCGCGATCCGGGGGCCCGCCCCACGGACGCGGGCGCCATGCTGGCCGAGGTCCAGGTGGTGCGCGACGACCTCGGCGCCGCGAACGTCGAGACCGCCCTGCTGCGCCAGGTCCCGGCCCGGCCACGGCAGGCCGACGCCACCGCCCTGGTCCCCGCGATCACCACCACCATGGCCCCCGTGCAGGACCGCCCCGCCTGGGCGCGGCTGCCCCAGCCGAACGCCCGCACCCAGCGCCGCCGCGCGCCCGGTCCGCCCGCCACCTTCGGCCCGGTCCGCCCCGGGCGCTTCGGTGACCGGCGCCGGATCGTGCTCATGGCCACTGTGGCGCTGATGGTCTTCACCGTGCTCGGCAGCACCTGGTGGGTCACCCTGGGCCGGTACGTCGAGGCGCCGCAACTGGTCAACATGACCAAGGCGCAGGCCGAGGCGTACGCCGGGAGCGAGGGCCTGACCGTGACGTACGGCGACGGGAAGTACAGCGAGAGGGTGGACAAGGACGTGGTGCTCGAGCAGCGCCCGGCCGCCACCGAACGCGTCATCCGGGGCGGCGAGATCATCCTGACGCTCTCGCTGGGCCCGGAACGCTACCCCGTACCCGACGTGGTCGGCACGGAGCTGGCCGCCGCGCGCGGCGAGCTGGAGGCGGTGAAGCTCAAGGTCAAGGAGGGTGACGGGCAGTTCAGCGACACCGTCCCGGAGGGGGCGGTGGTCGCCACCGACCCGAAGGCGGGCACCTCGCTCAAGCCCGGTGACACCGTGACCATCACGGTCAGCAAGGGCCGCTCCCCGACCCGCGTGCCGAATGTGGTCGGCAAGAACATCAACGAGGCGCGCGGCGAGCTGCAGGAGGCCGGGCTCACGGTGGTGGAGGAGTACAAGGACAGCAACGAACCCGCGGACCAGGTCATCGGCCAGTCCTTGAAGGCCGGCACGGGCGCGGAGACCGACGCCGAGATCAAACTCGACGTCAGCAAGGGTCCCCCGCAGGTCATCGTGCCCCGGGTCGTCGACCTGCCGTGCCCGCAGGCGCAGCAGCAGCTGCAGAGCCTCAACCTGCGGGCGAACGTGCAGGGCCTCAACCCCAACGGCGTCGCACGCTTCCAGAACCCGCCCGAGAACACCCCCGTCGCGCCGCAGACCGAAGTCGTGATCCAGTGCTTCTGA
- a CDS encoding Rv2175c family DNA-binding protein has translation MSDSAVTVGAAAGPPTEPAAWLPLPDVAERLDISISKVHQMIRDGALLAVRRDGIRVVPEELVANSTVLKHLPGVLTLLHDAGYNDEEAVRWLYQPDEALDGNAARGLGGHRAREVKRRAQALGF, from the coding sequence GTGAGCGATTCCGCAGTGACCGTGGGTGCGGCGGCCGGACCGCCGACCGAGCCCGCCGCCTGGCTGCCCCTGCCCGACGTGGCGGAGCGCCTGGACATCTCGATCAGCAAGGTGCACCAGATGATCCGCGACGGCGCGCTGCTCGCGGTGCGACGCGACGGCATCCGGGTGGTGCCCGAGGAGTTGGTGGCCAACAGCACCGTGCTCAAGCACCTCCCCGGCGTCCTCACACTCCTGCACGACGCCGGGTACAACGACGAAGAGGCTGTCCGGTGGCTCTACCAGCCCGACGAGGCGCTCGACGGCAACGCCGCCCGGGGACTCGGCGGGCACCGCGCCCGCGAGGTCAAGCGGCGCGCGCAGGCGCTCGGCTTCTGA
- a CDS encoding lycopene cyclase domain-containing protein — MRHLTYVAVLAGCLAAAAWLEPVLKVNVLRRWRRLLLAVLPVATVFALWDMAAIAAGHWTFDPAQTTGVVLPGGLPLDEALFFLVVPCCAVLGFEAVRAVLRRPAGDE, encoded by the coding sequence GTGCGACACCTCACGTACGTGGCGGTGCTGGCCGGCTGCCTGGCCGCCGCGGCCTGGCTGGAGCCGGTGCTGAAGGTCAACGTGCTGCGCCGGTGGCGGCGGCTGCTGCTGGCGGTGCTGCCCGTGGCGACCGTGTTCGCCCTCTGGGACATGGCGGCCATCGCGGCCGGGCACTGGACCTTCGACCCCGCCCAGACGACCGGGGTGGTGCTGCCCGGCGGTCTGCCGCTCGACGAGGCGCTGTTCTTCCTCGTGGTGCCGTGCTGCGCGGTGCTGGGCTTCGAGGCCGTCCGAGCGGTGCTGCGCCGCCCGGCCGGCGACGAATGA
- a CDS encoding lycopene cyclase domain-containing protein, with product MTYTAAALLGVAGALLVDLVGLRTRLVRRAVFWATYPIVLVFQLLSNGILTGRRIVIYDPAAIVGWRIAYAPVEDLLFGFAMVLLTLSVWVWLGRRGVQPTPRAGEGGRFPRR from the coding sequence ATGACCTACACGGCGGCGGCGCTGCTGGGGGTGGCCGGGGCGCTGCTGGTGGATCTGGTCGGGCTGCGTACCCGGCTAGTGCGGCGGGCCGTCTTCTGGGCGACGTACCCGATCGTGCTGGTCTTCCAACTGCTGTCGAACGGCATCCTCACCGGCCGCCGGATCGTGATCTACGACCCGGCGGCGATCGTGGGCTGGCGCATCGCGTACGCGCCCGTGGAGGACCTGCTGTTCGGCTTCGCGATGGTGCTGCTCACCCTGTCGGTGTGGGTGTGGCTGGGCCGTCGCGGGGTCCAGCCCACCCCGCGTGCCGGCGAGGGCGGCCGCTTCCCGCGCCGCTGA
- a CDS encoding polyprenyl synthetase family protein, with amino-acid sequence MTSTSPLERAGLRSRVDKALATFLATQRTTLLAIDPALDEVADAMEAFVLGGGKRLRPAFAYWGFRGAGGLDSDQVVAAVSALELVQASALIHDDLMDRSDTRRGEPAVHRRFAIRHTDSGWRGGATAFGDSAAVLLGDLALVWSDELLHSSGLDLADLSRARVVFDAMRTEVTVGQYLDVLTQATGDTSVERAAKVARYKSASYTVERPLLLGAALAGAPPGLAAAYSAFGLALGEAFQLRDDVLGVFGDPAQTGKPAGDDLREGKRTYLVAAAFAALDEGGRAALEAGLGDPALDAPGVDRLRTLIRDSGALARTEERIATLTDQALAALAAAEVEAEARTVLRDLADAATRRTG; translated from the coding sequence GTGACGTCCACCTCGCCGCTCGAACGGGCGGGCCTGCGGTCCCGCGTCGACAAGGCCCTCGCCACGTTCCTGGCCACCCAGCGGACCACGCTGCTCGCGATCGACCCGGCCCTGGACGAGGTCGCCGACGCGATGGAGGCGTTCGTGCTGGGCGGCGGCAAGCGGCTGCGGCCCGCGTTCGCGTACTGGGGGTTCCGGGGGGCGGGTGGCCTCGACTCCGACCAGGTGGTCGCGGCGGTCTCCGCGCTGGAGCTGGTGCAGGCCAGCGCCCTGATCCATGACGACCTGATGGACCGCTCGGACACCCGGCGCGGCGAGCCCGCGGTGCACCGCCGCTTCGCCATCCGGCACACCGACTCGGGCTGGCGGGGCGGGGCCACGGCGTTCGGCGACAGCGCCGCCGTGCTCCTCGGCGACCTGGCGCTGGTCTGGTCCGACGAGCTGCTGCACTCCAGCGGGCTCGACCTCGCCGACCTGTCCCGGGCCCGGGTGGTCTTCGACGCGATGCGCACCGAGGTGACCGTCGGGCAGTACCTGGACGTGCTCACCCAGGCCACCGGCGACACGTCGGTGGAGCGGGCCGCCAAGGTGGCCCGGTACAAGTCGGCCTCGTACACGGTCGAGCGGCCGTTGCTGCTCGGTGCCGCGCTGGCCGGGGCGCCGCCGGGGCTGGCGGCGGCGTACTCGGCGTTCGGGCTGGCCCTCGGCGAGGCGTTCCAGCTTCGCGACGACGTGCTGGGGGTGTTCGGGGACCCGGCGCAGACCGGCAAGCCCGCGGGTGACGACCTGCGCGAGGGCAAACGTACGTATCTGGTGGCGGCCGCGTTCGCGGCGCTGGACGAGGGCGGGCGGGCCGCGCTGGAGGCGGGGCTGGGCGACCCGGCCCTGGACGCCCCGGGGGTCGACCGGCTGCGCACGCTGATCCGCGACAGCGGGGCGCTCGCGCGCACGGAGGAGCGCATCGCGACGCTCACCGACCAGGCGCTGGCGGCGCTGGCCGCCGCGGAGGTCGAGGCGGAGGCCCGTACCGTCCTGCGCGATCTGGCGGACGCCGCCACCCGCCGCACCGGCTGA
- the metF gene encoding methylenetetrahydrofolate reductase [NAD(P)H] — translation MSLGLPSRLPASPAIGDLIRECAPTFSFEFFPPKTREGERLLWQAIRELESLQPSFVSITYGAGGTTRDTTVAVTERVATETTLLPMAHLTAVNHSIAELRNVIGRLAGAGIRNVLAVRGDPPGDPMGEWVKHPEGVLYAEDLVRLLRESGDFSVGVAAFPYKHPRSPDIDSDTRQFIRKCRAGADFAITQMFFDADDYLRLRDRVAAAGCDTPILPGVMPVTRMATIERSEQLSGAPFPPALLRRFERIADDETAVRALGIEQCSQMCARLLDEGVPGIHFITLNRSTATREVWQQLAARVPA, via the coding sequence GTGTCTCTCGGTCTTCCGTCCCGGCTGCCCGCGTCACCGGCGATCGGTGACCTCATCCGGGAGTGCGCGCCCACGTTCAGCTTCGAGTTCTTCCCGCCCAAGACGCGGGAGGGCGAGCGCCTGCTCTGGCAGGCCATCCGCGAGCTGGAGTCGTTGCAGCCCAGCTTCGTGTCGATCACGTACGGCGCGGGCGGCACCACCCGCGACACCACGGTCGCCGTCACCGAGCGGGTCGCCACGGAGACCACGCTGCTGCCGATGGCGCACCTGACCGCGGTCAACCACTCGATCGCCGAGCTGCGCAACGTGATCGGGCGCCTCGCCGGTGCGGGCATCCGCAACGTGCTGGCGGTGCGGGGCGACCCGCCCGGCGACCCCATGGGCGAGTGGGTGAAGCACCCCGAGGGCGTGCTGTACGCCGAGGATCTCGTGCGTCTGCTGCGCGAGTCCGGGGACTTCAGCGTCGGCGTGGCCGCGTTCCCGTACAAGCACCCCCGCTCGCCGGACATCGACAGCGACACCCGGCAGTTCATCCGCAAGTGCCGGGCCGGGGCCGACTTCGCGATCACCCAGATGTTCTTCGACGCCGACGACTACCTGCGCCTGCGGGACCGGGTCGCCGCGGCGGGCTGCGACACACCCATCCTGCCCGGTGTGATGCCGGTCACCAGGATGGCGACGATCGAGCGGTCGGAGCAGCTGTCGGGCGCGCCGTTCCCGCCCGCGCTGCTGCGCCGCTTCGAGCGGATCGCCGACGACGAGACGGCCGTACGCGCGCTCGGCATCGAGCAGTGCAGCCAGATGTGCGCCCGGCTGCTCGACGAGGGCGTGCCCGGCATCCACTTCATCACGCTGAACCGTTCGACCGCGACCCGCGAGGTGTGGCAGCAACTCGCCGCCCGGGTGCCCGCCTGA
- a CDS encoding CDP-alcohol phosphatidyltransferase family protein — MAATRRPGARLTGRPDAAGVTWERYAASWSQLHGGFDPASAAPVVRGWVRLAYLGGRFLGRLGVAPAVVTVTGLVLCAAVPAVALLGPVGLLAGAALVLLAAVADTLDGAVAVVTGRATRLGFVGDSVADRLGELAWLAAFAVAGAPGWLVAAGLAASWLHEYVRARAAVAGMPDIGAVTVGERPTRVVVAVGGLLCGGIAGLAHTGWDAGAVTAAAALWLVLALAGLGQLTAAVRRELR; from the coding sequence GTGGCAGCAACTCGCCGCCCGGGTGCCCGCCTGACGGGGCGGCCCGACGCGGCGGGCGTCACCTGGGAGCGTTACGCGGCTTCCTGGTCGCAGCTGCACGGCGGCTTCGACCCGGCGTCGGCCGCGCCGGTGGTGCGCGGCTGGGTGCGGCTGGCGTATCTGGGTGGCCGGTTCCTCGGGCGCCTGGGGGTCGCCCCGGCCGTGGTCACCGTGACCGGTCTGGTCCTGTGCGCGGCCGTGCCCGCGGTGGCGCTGCTGGGACCGGTCGGCCTGCTGGCCGGCGCCGCCCTGGTACTGCTGGCCGCGGTGGCCGACACCCTCGACGGCGCGGTCGCCGTGGTGACCGGGCGGGCCACCCGGCTCGGCTTCGTCGGCGACTCCGTCGCCGACCGGCTCGGCGAACTGGCCTGGCTGGCCGCCTTCGCCGTGGCCGGGGCGCCGGGCTGGCTGGTGGCCGCCGGGCTCGCCGCCAGCTGGCTGCACGAGTACGTGCGGGCCCGCGCCGCCGTGGCCGGGATGCCCGACATCGGCGCGGTCACGGTCGGGGAGCGGCCCACCCGCGTGGTGGTGGCGGTCGGCGGGCTGCTCTGCGGCGGCATCGCGGGACTGGCACACACCGGCTGGGACGCGGGGGCAGTCACCGCGGCCGCCGCCCTCTGGCTGGTGCTGGCACTCGCCGGGCTCGGCCAGCTCACCGCAGCGGTCCGCCGCGAACTGCGGTGA
- a CDS encoding succinate dehydrogenase/fumarate reductase iron-sulfur subunit, with amino-acid sequence MDIQVRVWRQQGPDDKGRMVTYDVKDISPDASFLEMLDVLNEKLILDGDDPVAFDHDCREGICGACSMVIDGVAHGPEKATTTCQLHMRHFADGDTIDVEPWRAAAFPVIKDLVVDRSAFDRIIQAGGYITAPTGTAPDAHATPVPKADADAAFEAATCIGCGACVAACPNGSAMLFTAAKVAHLGLMPQGQPERDSRVIDMVAAQDEAGFGGCTNAGECTTVCPKGIPLTLIGRLNSDYRKALRNR; translated from the coding sequence ATGGACATCCAGGTACGGGTGTGGCGCCAGCAGGGCCCCGACGACAAGGGCCGCATGGTCACCTACGACGTCAAGGACATCTCCCCGGACGCCAGCTTCCTCGAGATGCTCGACGTCCTCAACGAGAAGCTGATCCTCGACGGCGACGACCCGGTGGCGTTCGACCACGACTGCCGTGAGGGCATCTGCGGCGCGTGCAGCATGGTGATCGACGGCGTGGCGCACGGCCCGGAGAAGGCCACCACCACCTGCCAGCTGCACATGCGCCACTTCGCCGACGGCGACACGATCGACGTCGAGCCGTGGCGGGCGGCCGCGTTCCCGGTCATCAAGGATCTGGTGGTGGACCGCAGCGCGTTCGACCGGATCATCCAGGCGGGTGGCTACATCACGGCCCCGACCGGTACGGCGCCGGACGCGCACGCCACCCCCGTGCCGAAGGCCGACGCGGACGCCGCGTTCGAGGCGGCCACCTGCATCGGCTGCGGCGCCTGCGTGGCGGCCTGCCCGAACGGCTCGGCGATGCTGTTCACCGCGGCCAAGGTCGCCCACCTGGGTCTGATGCCGCAGGGGCAGCCCGAACGGGACAGCCGGGTCATCGACATGGTCGCGGCACAGGACGAGGCGGGCTTCGGCGGCTGCACCAACGCGGGCGAGTGCACGACGGTGTGCCCCAAGGGCATCCCGCTCACCCTCATCGGCCGCCTGAACAGCGACTACCGTAAGGCCCTGCGCAATCGGTGA
- a CDS encoding fumarate reductase/succinate dehydrogenase flavoprotein subunit codes for MEFWNEGDPIADTAAPDGPVETRWERRRFSAKLVNPANRRKLTVIVIGTGLAGGSAAATLAEAGYKVRSYCYQDSPRRAHSIAAQGGINAAKNYRNDGDSVYRLFYDTVKGGDFRARESNVYRLAQVSVNIIDQCVAQGVPFAREYGGLLDNRSFGGTQVSRTFYARGQTGQQLLLGAYQAMERQIGLGNIEMFARHEMLELVIVDGKARGVVVRDLVTGEITTDLADAVVLASGGYGNVFFLSTNAKGCNVTASWRAHRKGALFANPCYTQIHPTCIPESGSHQSKLTLMSESLRNDGRVWVPKRREDCGKPAADIAEEDRDYYLERIYPSFGNLVPRDIASRAAKNVCDEGRGVGPGGLGVYLDFADAIARLGRKAVEAKYGNLFEMYQRITGEDPYEVPMRIYPAVHYTMGGLWVDYDLQSTIPGLFVIGEANFSDHGANRLGASALMQGLADGYFVLPNTINDYLAAGPFEKIDEGHEEVVAARTQVEERLAKLLAVNGDRTVDSFHRELGHIMWEYCGMERTEEGLTKAIGLIRGLRAEFWTRVKVPGTGEQLNQNLEKAGRVADFLELGELMCIDALHRAESAGGHFRAESQTPDGEALRHDDQFSYVAAWEYGGETPTLHKEQLDFEYVHPSTRSYK; via the coding sequence ATGGAGTTCTGGAACGAGGGCGACCCGATCGCCGACACCGCCGCCCCGGACGGCCCCGTCGAGACCCGCTGGGAGCGGCGCCGCTTCTCCGCCAAGCTGGTCAACCCGGCCAACCGCCGCAAGCTGACCGTCATCGTGATCGGCACCGGGCTCGCGGGTGGCTCCGCCGCCGCGACGCTGGCCGAGGCGGGCTACAAGGTGCGGTCCTACTGCTACCAGGACAGCCCGCGGCGCGCGCACTCCATCGCCGCGCAGGGCGGCATCAACGCCGCGAAGAACTACCGCAACGACGGCGACTCCGTCTACCGGCTGTTCTACGACACGGTCAAGGGCGGCGACTTCCGCGCCCGCGAGTCCAACGTGTACCGGCTCGCCCAGGTCAGCGTGAACATCATCGACCAGTGCGTCGCCCAGGGCGTCCCGTTCGCCCGCGAGTACGGCGGCCTGCTGGACAACCGGTCGTTCGGCGGCACCCAGGTGTCCCGGACGTTCTACGCCCGGGGGCAGACGGGCCAGCAGCTGCTGCTCGGCGCGTACCAGGCGATGGAGCGGCAGATCGGGCTCGGCAACATCGAGATGTTCGCCCGGCACGAGATGCTCGAACTGGTCATCGTCGACGGCAAGGCCCGCGGCGTGGTCGTGCGTGACCTGGTCACCGGCGAGATCACCACGGACCTCGCGGACGCGGTCGTACTGGCCTCCGGCGGGTACGGCAACGTGTTCTTCCTGTCCACCAACGCCAAGGGTTGCAACGTCACGGCGAGCTGGCGGGCCCACCGCAAGGGCGCGCTGTTCGCGAACCCCTGCTACACGCAGATCCACCCGACCTGCATCCCCGAGTCCGGCAGCCACCAGAGCAAGCTCACCCTGATGAGCGAGAGCCTGCGCAACGACGGCCGGGTCTGGGTGCCGAAACGGCGCGAGGACTGCGGCAAGCCGGCCGCCGACATCGCCGAGGAGGACCGCGACTACTACCTGGAGCGGATCTACCCGTCGTTCGGCAACCTGGTGCCCCGCGACATCGCGTCGCGGGCCGCGAAGAACGTCTGCGACGAGGGCCGCGGCGTCGGCCCCGGCGGCCTCGGCGTCTACCTGGACTTCGCGGACGCCATCGCCCGGCTGGGCCGCAAGGCCGTCGAGGCCAAGTACGGCAACCTCTTCGAGATGTACCAGCGCATCACCGGCGAGGACCCGTACGAGGTGCCGATGCGCATCTACCCGGCCGTGCACTACACGATGGGCGGCCTCTGGGTCGACTACGACCTGCAGTCGACGATCCCGGGCCTGTTCGTGATCGGTGAGGCGAACTTCTCCGACCACGGCGCCAACCGGCTCGGCGCGTCCGCGCTGATGCAGGGCCTGGCGGACGGCTACTTCGTGCTGCCCAACACGATCAACGACTACCTCGCGGCGGGCCCGTTCGAGAAGATCGACGAGGGTCACGAGGAGGTCGTGGCGGCCCGTACGCAGGTCGAGGAGCGCCTCGCCAAGCTGCTGGCGGTCAACGGCGACCGAACCGTCGACTCGTTCCACCGCGAACTCGGCCACATCATGTGGGAGTACTGCGGCATGGAGCGCACCGAGGAGGGCCTGACCAAGGCCATCGGGCTGATCCGTGGCCTGCGCGCGGAGTTCTGGACCCGGGTCAAGGTGCCCGGCACCGGCGAGCAGCTCAACCAGAACCTCGAGAAGGCCGGCCGGGTCGCCGACTTCCTCGAGCTGGGCGAGCTGATGTGCATCGACGCGCTGCACCGCGCCGAGTCGGCCGGTGGTCACTTCCGCGCCGAGAGCCAGACGCCCGACGGCGAGGCCCTGCGCCACGACGACCAGTTCAGCTACGTCGCGGCCTGGGAGTACGGCGGCGAGACGCCCACCCTGCACAAGGAACAGCTCGACTTCGAATACGTCCACCCGAGCACGCGGAGCTACAAGTAA
- a CDS encoding succinate dehydrogenase cytochrome b subunit yields the protein MAVDTRTRPNAAPARPAKPVRRGARSSVALKLLMAVTGILLVLFLFAHMAGNLKIFVGAEAFDHYAHWLRTIGTPLLPEQWYLWIQRAGLTFAVLGHIVAATILARRARKARPVRYAHRPKVQGSYAARTMRWGGVIILLFVIYHILDLTTGDLNPVGDSAHPYANVVADFAPGRWYVTLFYTLAVVSIGFHLRHGIFSAARTLGQRTARGERRARAIALVLSVVLVAGYLSVPFAVLTGLVK from the coding sequence GTGGCGGTAGACACCCGAACGCGTCCCAACGCGGCACCCGCGCGCCCGGCGAAGCCGGTCCGGCGCGGCGCCCGCTCCTCCGTGGCGCTCAAGCTCCTCATGGCCGTGACCGGCATCCTGCTGGTGCTGTTCCTGTTCGCCCACATGGCCGGGAACCTGAAGATCTTCGTGGGCGCGGAGGCTTTCGACCACTACGCCCACTGGCTGCGCACCATCGGTACGCCGCTGCTGCCCGAGCAGTGGTACCTGTGGATCCAGCGCGCCGGCCTGACCTTCGCGGTGCTCGGGCACATCGTCGCGGCGACCATCCTGGCCCGCCGGGCGCGCAAGGCCCGCCCGGTCCGCTACGCCCACCGGCCCAAGGTGCAGGGCAGCTACGCGGCCCGCACGATGCGCTGGGGCGGCGTGATCATCCTGCTCTTCGTGATCTACCACATCCTCGACCTGACCACGGGCGACCTGAACCCGGTCGGGGACTCCGCACACCCGTACGCGAACGTGGTGGCCGACTTCGCGCCCGGCCGCTGGTACGTGACGCTCTTCTACACCCTCGCGGTCGTATCCATCGGCTTCCACCTGCGGCACGGCATCTTCAGCGCGGCCCGCACCCTGGGCCAGCGCACCGCCCGCGGTGAGCGGCGCGCCCGCGCAATCGCCCTCGTCCTGTCCGTCGTGCTGGTGGCCGGCTACCTGTCGGTGCCGTTCGCGGTCCTGACCGGATTGGTGAAGTGA